The Myxococcota bacterium genome has a segment encoding these proteins:
- a CDS encoding MFS transporter, translated as MDSGAPSSLPPPSPVATSGLARARATLAVPHFAPFFASNFAHFLFAQVAMMALSWLMTELTESRLLITLVWFMQGVTIFTLSPLAGVVADRVAKKWLLVGCRLAMVGVVVTMGTLVATDVARIGHLWVASVVAGTAMALMQPAAQTFVFDLVGRDRIENAISLGATANGVGQVLGPAAGGAVLVLVGTANAFYLAGAGMLLAAGLILAVPVSGRAAATGERKHPFAEVREGFAWAWSERGVRIALLASTMAFFNGAIVAMRPVFARFVLETGEAGLSGMASAAGTGTVVTAVALSLLPRFRYLGLWIVGGLLGYAIAVFAYAFAFSYPYVLGCELLLGVSGQVWNVTVMAGLQLAAPPHLRGRVLSMAFMVAQLGFLGQPIVGALADRLGDRVALGIFGAIPTVVLTTLLVTQWRVLAQLGEPAPGALEPLVPPPGGGAAGSGSA; from the coding sequence GTGGATAGCGGCGCGCCCTCCTCGCTGCCGCCGCCGTCGCCGGTCGCGACGAGCGGGCTCGCGCGCGCCCGCGCGACGCTCGCCGTCCCGCACTTCGCGCCGTTCTTCGCGTCGAACTTCGCGCACTTCCTGTTCGCGCAGGTCGCGATGATGGCGCTCTCGTGGCTGATGACGGAGCTCACGGAGTCGCGCCTGCTGATCACGCTCGTGTGGTTCATGCAGGGCGTGACGATCTTCACGCTGTCGCCGCTCGCCGGCGTCGTCGCCGACCGCGTCGCGAAGAAGTGGCTGCTCGTCGGCTGTCGCCTCGCGATGGTGGGCGTCGTCGTCACGATGGGGACGCTCGTCGCGACGGACGTCGCGCGCATCGGGCACCTGTGGGTGGCGTCGGTCGTCGCGGGCACGGCGATGGCGCTGATGCAGCCCGCGGCGCAGACGTTCGTGTTCGACCTCGTCGGCCGCGACCGCATCGAGAATGCGATCTCGCTCGGCGCGACGGCGAACGGCGTCGGCCAGGTGCTCGGGCCCGCGGCCGGCGGCGCCGTGCTCGTGCTCGTCGGCACGGCGAACGCGTTCTACCTCGCCGGCGCCGGCATGCTGCTCGCCGCGGGGCTGATCCTCGCCGTTCCCGTCTCGGGCCGCGCGGCGGCGACGGGCGAGCGCAAGCACCCCTTCGCCGAGGTGCGCGAGGGCTTCGCGTGGGCGTGGAGCGAGCGCGGCGTGCGCATCGCGCTGCTCGCGTCGACGATGGCGTTCTTCAACGGCGCGATCGTCGCGATGCGGCCCGTGTTCGCGCGCTTCGTGCTCGAGACGGGCGAGGCGGGCCTCAGTGGAATGGCCAGCGCCGCCGGGACGGGCACCGTCGTCACCGCCGTCGCGCTCTCGCTCCTCCCGCGCTTCCGGTATCTCGGCCTGTGGATCGTGGGCGGCCTGCTCGGCTACGCGATCGCGGTGTTCGCCTACGCATTCGCGTTCTCGTACCCGTACGTGCTCGGCTGCGAGCTGCTGCTCGGCGTGAGCGGCCAGGTGTGGAACGTGACGGTGATGGCGGGGCTGCAGCTCGCCGCGCCGCCGCACCTGCGCGGGCGCGTGCTGAGCATGGCGTTCATGGTCGCCCAGCTCGGCTTCCTCGGGCAGCCGATCGTCGGCGCGCTCGCCGACCGGCTCGGCGACCGCGTCGCGCTCGGCATCTTCGGTGCGATCCCGACGGTCGTCCTGACGACCTTGTTAGTCACGCAGTGGCGCGTGCTCGCGCAGCTCGGGGAGCCCGCCCCCGGCGCGCTCGAGCCGCTCGTCCCGCCGCCGGGCGGCGGCGCTGCGGGCTCGGGAAGCGCGTGA